One genomic window of Parus major isolate Abel chromosome 11, Parus_major1.1, whole genome shotgun sequence includes the following:
- the POP4 gene encoding ribonuclease P protein subunit p29 isoform X1: MRARHVIGPRRLRRDAMEEQLYRRLPPEESGELRLQPQGSEKAKTLVHAFLKRSMPKMKDEAIQDMLTRKAVVLEHYPKKKTKQKRKKTKGFTAKQRRELRLFEIEPEQQRYAIFLPLHELWKQYIRDLCHGLKPDAQPHVIQSKLLKADLHGAIVTVTKSKCPSYVGITGIILQEFKHIFKIITKEDKLKVVPKLNNVFSLELDGFISYIYGSKFLLRASERSAKKFKLKGSIDL; the protein is encoded by the exons ATGCGTGCCCGACACGTCATCGGCCCGCGCCGGCTGCGCCGCGACGCCATGGAGG AGCAGCTGTACCGCCGGCTGCCGCCCGAGGAGAGCGGGGAGCTGCGCCTGCAG CCCCAGGGCTCAGAAAAAGCCAAGACACTTGTCCATGCCTTCCTGAAGCGTAGCATGCCCAAAATGAAAGATGAAGCTATCCAGGATATGTTAACTCGGAAAGCTGTCGTTCTGGAGCATTATCCCAAAAAAAAGACcaagcaaaagaggaaaaagacaaaaggtTTTACTGCCAAGCAGAGGCGAGAGCTGCGTCTGTTTGAAATTGAACCTGAACAGCAAAG aTATGCCATCTTCCTCCCACTCCACGAGCTCTGGAAACAATACATCAGAGACCTGTGCCATGGACTCAAACCCGATGC GCAACCCCATGTGATTCAGAGCAAGCTGCTCAAAGCTGATCTCCATGGAGCCATTGTTACAG TTACAAAATCAAAGTGCCCTTCTTATGTTGGGATAACGGGAATCATTCTACAGGAGTTTAAACACATCTTCAAAATTATCACTAAAGAGGACAAATTAAAAG TTGTTCCCAAACTTAACAACGTATTTAGCTTGGAGCTTGATGGATTCATTTCCTACATCTACGGCAGCAAGTTCCTGCTCCGAGCAAGTGAGCGCTCTGCAAAAAAATTCAAGCTGAAAGGATCTATTGACCTGTGA
- the POP4 gene encoding ribonuclease P protein subunit p29 isoform X2, translating to MPKMKDEAIQDMLTRKAVVLEHYPKKKTKQKRKKTKGFTAKQRRELRLFEIEPEQQRYAIFLPLHELWKQYIRDLCHGLKPDAQPHVIQSKLLKADLHGAIVTVTKSKCPSYVGITGIILQEFKHIFKIITKEDKLKVVPKLNNVFSLELDGFISYIYGSKFLLRASERSAKKFKLKGSIDL from the exons ATGCCCAAAATGAAAGATGAAGCTATCCAGGATATGTTAACTCGGAAAGCTGTCGTTCTGGAGCATTATCCCAAAAAAAAGACcaagcaaaagaggaaaaagacaaaaggtTTTACTGCCAAGCAGAGGCGAGAGCTGCGTCTGTTTGAAATTGAACCTGAACAGCAAAG aTATGCCATCTTCCTCCCACTCCACGAGCTCTGGAAACAATACATCAGAGACCTGTGCCATGGACTCAAACCCGATGC GCAACCCCATGTGATTCAGAGCAAGCTGCTCAAAGCTGATCTCCATGGAGCCATTGTTACAG TTACAAAATCAAAGTGCCCTTCTTATGTTGGGATAACGGGAATCATTCTACAGGAGTTTAAACACATCTTCAAAATTATCACTAAAGAGGACAAATTAAAAG TTGTTCCCAAACTTAACAACGTATTTAGCTTGGAGCTTGATGGATTCATTTCCTACATCTACGGCAGCAAGTTCCTGCTCCGAGCAAGTGAGCGCTCTGCAAAAAAATTCAAGCTGAAAGGATCTATTGACCTGTGA
- the PLEKHF1 gene encoding pleckstrin homology domain-containing family F member 1, whose translation MVDHLANTEINSQRIAAVENCFGASGQPLALPGRVLLGEGILTKECRKKPKPRIFFLFNDILVYGSIIINKRKYNSQHIIPLEDVTLETLPDTLQMKNRWMIKTSKKSFVVSAASLTERKEWISHLEECIKHLLTKTGRQPCREHAAPWIPDKATDICMRCTHTKFSTLTRRHHCRKCGFVVCADCSRHRFLMPRLSPKPLRVCNLCYRQLLAEKKKEAEADRRQTEPICSAIQGYEPSSGDDSDKSDDEKAEQWPADTEFYTSEVSWSSFHS comes from the coding sequence ATGGTGGACCATCTTGCAAACACAGAGATCAACAGCCAGCGCATTGCTGCTGTGGAAAACTGCTTTGGGGCTTCTGGACAGCCCTTAGCCTTGCCAGGCAGGGTCCTTCTGGGAGAAGGGATTTTAACCAAAGAATGCCGCAAGAAACCAAAGCCTcgcatatttttccttttcaacgACATCCTCGTGTACGGCAGCATAATCATCAACAAAAGGAAGTACAATTCCCAGCACATCATCCCCCTTGAAGATGTCACTTTGGAGACGCTGCCAGACACCTTGCAGATGAAGAACCGCTGGATGATTAAAACCTCCAAGAAGTCCTTTGTGGTTTCCGCAGCCTCCCTCACGGAGAGGAAGGAGTGGATCAGCCATCTGGAGGAGTGCATCAAGCACCTGCTGACGAAGACGGGCcggcagccctgcagggagcacGCGGCTCCCTGGATCCCAGACAAGGCGACGGACATCTGCATGCGCTGCACGCACACCAAGTTCTCCACGCTCACCCGCAGGCACCACTGCCGCAAGTGCGGCTTCGTCGTGTGCGCAGACTGCTCCAGGCACAGGTTCCTGATGCCCCGGCTGTCCCCCAAGCCCCTCAGGGTCTGCAACCTGTGctacaggcagctgctggccgagaagaagaaggaggcaGAGGCGGATCGGAGGCAGACGGAGCCGATCTGCTCCGCCATCCAGGGCTACGAGCCCTCCAGTGGCGATGACAGCGACAAGTCTGACGACGAGAAAGCCGAGCAGTGGCCAGCAGACACGGAGTTCTATACCTCAGAAGTATCCTGGTCGTCTTTCCACAGCTGA